One genomic window of Corallococcus exiguus includes the following:
- a CDS encoding ADP-ribosylglycohydrolase family protein, which produces MMNREERIAGGLYGLLIGDALGVPYEFHRPETIPSPEAIEYTPPPGFDRAHDRVPPGTWSDDGAHALCLLDSLTYQKRLDCEDLGRRLVNWQDWGYLAVDGDVFDVGIQTSTALRRLRDGSPAMLAGPNGTMDNGNGSLMRVLPLALWHQGKDAALVSDAMAQSRVTHGHVRAQVCCALYCLWARRILEGAADPWAEAVATFRDLYVEGFPQREELEAHIRPDDPAPGTGGGYVVDCLRSARACVANGKTYEEVVKSAIRLGRDTDTTACVAGGIAGLIHGLNGIPHRWRSQLRGQELVDPLLERLMKSLG; this is translated from the coding sequence ATGATGAACCGCGAGGAGCGCATTGCGGGAGGGCTGTACGGGTTGCTCATCGGTGATGCGTTGGGCGTCCCCTATGAGTTCCACCGGCCGGAGACGATTCCGTCTCCCGAGGCCATCGAGTACACGCCGCCGCCGGGATTCGACCGGGCGCACGACCGCGTCCCCCCGGGGACGTGGTCGGACGACGGTGCCCACGCGCTGTGCCTGCTGGACTCCCTGACGTATCAGAAGCGGCTCGACTGCGAGGACCTGGGCCGGCGGCTGGTGAACTGGCAGGACTGGGGCTACCTCGCCGTGGATGGCGATGTGTTCGACGTGGGCATCCAGACCAGCACCGCGCTGCGCCGGTTGCGCGACGGCAGCCCGGCAATGCTCGCGGGGCCCAACGGCACCATGGACAACGGCAATGGCTCGCTGATGCGCGTGCTACCCCTGGCCCTGTGGCACCAGGGCAAGGACGCGGCGCTCGTCTCGGATGCCATGGCTCAATCGCGCGTGACACATGGCCACGTGCGCGCCCAGGTGTGCTGCGCGCTGTATTGCCTCTGGGCCCGCCGCATCCTGGAGGGCGCCGCGGACCCCTGGGCCGAAGCCGTGGCCACCTTCCGCGACCTGTACGTGGAAGGCTTCCCGCAGCGGGAGGAACTGGAGGCCCACATCCGCCCGGACGACCCGGCACCGGGAACGGGCGGCGGCTACGTCGTGGACTGCCTGCGCTCCGCACGCGCTTGCGTGGCGAACGGGAAGACCTACGAAGAGGTCGTCAAATCCGCCATCCGGCTGGGCCGCGACACGGACACGACCGCCTGCGTGGCGGGCGGCATCGCGGGTCTCATCCACGGCCTGAACGGGATTCCGCACCGCTGGCGTTCGCAGCTGCGCGGGCAGGAGCTCGTGGACCCGCTCCTGGAGCGGCTCATGAAGTCGCTGGGCTGA
- a CDS encoding choice-of-anchor D domain-containing protein, with product MRRLPLLLVLGLSVLTACSTVEPEAPDEPEMFGEASRAQSSLVQQDYHFELRWDGAAKCPTCEYPSYACSDNTGNWNGGVRSFTDPVKTGWIVISADVELFGRGYDGGLTTVLLNSQELGAFSMPPNPFRVCGGCNTPEVGFKAPDSTGMPGYRYGNTNTLTLRSERTTCFAAARIRLRTGRPLLKVDPSSLSFGSIAVGTSASQKVRLSNEGAVPLIIDAMSLPLPFKLTPVSLPFTLKEGAFLDVTVTYAPTADRVDSGILSLLSSDPDKGSLPIKLEGTGGAPKLELAPAALDFGAVRVGTSSSLLLQVKNVGSLPLTIPAVLTQAPFTVSGLPPGGSVVQPGTVLPLTVTFTATAGVSSLPMYIQAQGSATPLAEVSLHGTGIEPAIVVAATSLDFGVHTAGVDPVRKTLAVSNNGLDNLILTAFDVEAPFTVESGLPLTIQAREQASLTVTYAPGAGRAAKDLILRSNDPRTPAVKVALTGTGVEVPALKVTASDGGTALEFGSREVSSVSAPQTLTLKNEGAGTLVVEPIQAPTGFAVTPAGRFSLAPGATTQVQVTFEPPHIAQFAQELMLSADGPGGSSQTVLLSGQGVEGKLTATPSALSFARTEVGNSSKAVQVTIVNSGTDTLTLSTIAVAGPFSVVLPKLPKELTPRDAFTMEVTFIPVEDSAATGVLRVFSNAPSSPTVVKLDGEGLQAVGRMASDVMEFGGQRLGGLSPPRELTLFNMGSESLNVTAVNVSGPFQVSGLNVGTSVPPLGNRTFQVSYKPTEATAENGVLEVQSNAPSAAQVTLRGTGTTASMETSVTALTFGSQFLGEASQRVVELRNTGTSPVTITGLDPVDGFSLSGLPLPHVVGPGTSHPFYVVFEPPRPGDYAGSLAVRHDASSTPLMITVQGAGVAQGLTVTPGAIVFGNQRVDATSQPLSLELVNTGNVPVTVAVTSSDAAFRVDASAVSGAIAAGGRASVPVTFHPTRTGTVRGEVRVVPSGGGLGHTVVPVEGIGEAVTVEGSGCAVGGSGGVWVLAAWMLARRRARRGLRAR from the coding sequence ATGCGTCGGCTCCCCCTGCTGCTTGTCCTTGGCTTGTCTGTCCTGACCGCCTGCTCCACCGTGGAGCCCGAGGCGCCGGATGAGCCCGAGATGTTTGGCGAAGCCTCGCGGGCGCAGTCCTCGCTGGTGCAACAGGATTACCACTTCGAGTTGAGGTGGGACGGCGCGGCGAAGTGCCCCACCTGCGAGTACCCGTCCTACGCCTGCTCGGACAACACCGGAAACTGGAACGGTGGGGTCCGGAGCTTCACGGATCCCGTCAAGACCGGTTGGATCGTGATTTCCGCCGACGTGGAACTCTTCGGCCGTGGCTACGACGGCGGACTCACGACCGTCCTGCTGAACAGCCAGGAACTGGGGGCCTTCAGCATGCCCCCGAATCCCTTCCGGGTGTGCGGTGGCTGCAATACGCCGGAAGTCGGCTTCAAGGCGCCCGACTCCACGGGGATGCCCGGCTATCGCTACGGCAACACCAATACCCTCACGCTGCGCTCGGAGCGGACCACCTGCTTCGCCGCCGCCCGGATCCGCCTGAGGACGGGGCGGCCCCTGCTCAAGGTCGATCCATCGAGCCTGTCCTTCGGCTCGATCGCGGTGGGCACGTCCGCCTCCCAGAAGGTGAGGCTGAGCAACGAGGGCGCCGTCCCGCTGATCATCGACGCCATGTCGCTTCCCCTCCCCTTCAAGCTGACACCGGTGTCCCTGCCCTTCACACTCAAGGAAGGCGCGTTCCTGGACGTGACCGTCACGTACGCGCCCACGGCCGACCGCGTGGACTCGGGAATCCTGAGCCTGCTGAGCAGCGACCCCGACAAGGGATCCCTGCCGATCAAGCTCGAGGGGACGGGCGGCGCCCCGAAGCTCGAGCTCGCGCCGGCCGCGCTCGACTTCGGCGCCGTGCGCGTGGGCACGAGCAGCAGCCTGCTCCTCCAGGTGAAGAACGTGGGGAGCCTGCCGCTCACGATTCCCGCCGTGCTGACGCAGGCTCCCTTCACCGTGAGCGGCCTGCCTCCGGGGGGCAGCGTGGTGCAGCCAGGGACGGTCCTCCCGCTCACGGTGACCTTCACGGCGACGGCGGGAGTGTCGTCCCTGCCGATGTACATCCAGGCCCAGGGGTCCGCCACGCCGCTCGCGGAGGTCTCTCTGCATGGCACGGGCATCGAACCCGCCATCGTCGTGGCGGCGACCTCGCTGGACTTCGGTGTGCACACCGCGGGGGTCGACCCTGTTCGCAAGACGCTGGCGGTCAGCAACAACGGCCTGGACAACCTCATCCTCACCGCCTTCGACGTCGAGGCGCCGTTCACGGTGGAGTCCGGCCTTCCGCTGACGATCCAGGCCCGGGAGCAGGCGAGCCTGACGGTGACCTACGCCCCGGGTGCGGGCCGCGCCGCGAAGGACCTCATCCTGCGGAGCAATGATCCGCGCACCCCCGCCGTGAAGGTGGCGCTCACCGGCACGGGCGTGGAGGTCCCCGCGCTCAAGGTCACCGCGTCCGATGGCGGCACGGCGCTGGAGTTCGGCTCGCGCGAGGTCAGCTCCGTGAGCGCGCCCCAGACGTTGACGCTCAAGAACGAGGGGGCCGGGACGCTCGTGGTGGAGCCCATCCAGGCGCCCACGGGCTTCGCCGTGACCCCCGCGGGACGGTTCAGCCTGGCCCCCGGCGCCACGACCCAGGTCCAGGTGACCTTCGAGCCTCCGCATATCGCCCAGTTCGCGCAGGAGCTGATGCTGAGCGCGGACGGCCCGGGTGGCTCCTCCCAGACCGTGCTGCTCAGCGGACAAGGCGTCGAAGGAAAGCTGACCGCCACTCCCTCGGCGCTGTCCTTCGCGCGGACGGAAGTGGGGAACAGCAGCAAGGCGGTGCAGGTGACGATCGTCAATTCGGGGACGGACACGCTCACCCTCAGCACCATCGCGGTGGCGGGGCCGTTTTCGGTGGTGCTTCCGAAGCTGCCGAAGGAACTCACGCCGCGCGACGCATTCACCATGGAGGTCACCTTCATCCCGGTCGAGGACAGCGCCGCGACCGGCGTGCTCCGTGTGTTCTCGAACGCGCCGTCGTCTCCCACGGTGGTGAAGCTGGACGGAGAGGGGCTCCAGGCCGTCGGCCGGATGGCGAGCGACGTGATGGAGTTCGGCGGCCAGCGGTTGGGGGGCCTGAGCCCGCCCCGGGAGCTCACTCTGTTCAACATGGGGAGCGAGTCGCTGAACGTGACAGCGGTGAACGTGAGCGGCCCGTTCCAGGTTTCAGGGCTCAACGTGGGCACCAGCGTGCCGCCACTCGGAAACCGCACGTTCCAGGTCAGCTACAAGCCCACCGAGGCCACCGCGGAGAACGGCGTGCTGGAGGTCCAGAGCAACGCGCCGAGCGCCGCCCAGGTGACGCTGCGGGGCACCGGGACCACTGCCTCGATGGAAACCTCCGTGACGGCGCTGACCTTCGGTTCCCAGTTCCTCGGGGAGGCCTCGCAGCGCGTCGTGGAGTTGCGCAACACCGGCACGAGCCCTGTCACCATCACGGGACTGGATCCGGTGGACGGGTTCTCCCTGTCGGGGCTCCCGCTGCCCCATGTCGTGGGGCCCGGCACCAGCCATCCCTTCTACGTCGTCTTCGAGCCGCCGCGGCCGGGCGATTACGCAGGGTCGCTCGCGGTGCGGCACGATGCGTCCTCCACGCCGCTGATGATCACGGTGCAGGGGGCCGGCGTGGCACAGGGGCTGACGGTGACGCCCGGAGCCATCGTGTTCGGCAACCAGCGGGTGGACGCCACCAGCCAGCCCCTTTCGTTGGAGCTCGTCAACACGGGCAACGTGCCCGTCACCGTGGCGGTGACCTCCTCCGATGCCGCGTTCCGCGTGGACGCGAGCGCGGTGAGCGGTGCCATCGCGGCCGGTGGCCGCGCCTCCGTCCCGGTGACGTTCCATCCGACGCGCACGGGCACGGTGCGCGGCGAGGTCCGCGTGGTGCCGAGCGGAGGCGGACTGGGCCATACGGTCGTTCCCGTGGAGGGGATTGGCGAGGCCGTCACCGTGGAGGGCAGCGGCTGCGCGGTGGGCGGGAGCGGCGGGGTCTGGGTGCTGGCGGCGTGGATGCTGGCCAGGCGAAGGGCCCGTCGCGGTCTGCGGGCCCGCTAG